The Sabethes cyaneus chromosome 3, idSabCyanKW18_F2, whole genome shotgun sequence DNA window CAAGACTCAAGACAAGCATGTAGCCAAGTTGCGCCACAACACATTCGTGTCACACTGGTAGGTATGGAGCGTGCGGCCCGTAGAAATGTATACTTTTCACACTATAGATATGGATAAACCTGAACGGCTTGAATTTTGCAGGATTATACAAGCAGACCGCGTCCGTCGCACGCTATGATCttgtgtgctatgcgtgatgtttgaattcgtgcagttttcaatacgtttaaaattaaatggcAACGAAAATAAATAAGAGATAGCCATTTCAGTTAGAAATCGAATATAATAATCATTTTTAGTAATAATCATCGTATATCGAATATTTGtcgaaattagttttttttggttttcattTTGCAAGGAGAATATCTTTGACTCAATTATTAGTCACCAAAATTACTGGATTGACATTGCCGCAATTTGAATTGCTTTAGAAATATTTTACCAGCGCCAGTACATAATGTTGATACGAATCAATGATCGAAATgtcgtttaaaaattattttagaaacaCGCGTCTTTAAATGTATTGTTAAGCTTTGCAAGAATATTGCGTGAATCAAACAGTAATAAGAATTCATTAGTGCACTTTTCTTCTATAACAATTGATATTgctaagaaaaaggaaaaaagaacagcaacaaaaaaagccCGATTATCAAATCAATCACTACAAAGGCTTTTCTCCATGAATCAAAATATTCCAATTACACACCACAGATTAAAAACCCCTCACCCATTTCCCACCACTTACATGCTTCTCCACGTAGTAGGGCTGCGGGACGGCAACCTTAACCGGATACGGGACGGGTTTCTCAACAGGAACTGGGACGGGACGGTCGACCGGGACCTGTACCGGTACCGGGTAGGGTTTCTCCACCGTGTATGGGACGGGCTTTTCCACTGCAACCGGATAGGGAGCCGGAACATGAACCGGGTAGGGACGATCTACGGGAACCTTAACCTCGACCGGGACCTTTCGCTCGACGGTGTACGGTACCGGTACGGGCACTTCAACCTTGACCGGAACTGGAACATGCTTGGTCACTTCGTACGGTTGTGGAACGGGAACCTTGACTGGGTAGGGAACGTGCTTCTCGACGGTGTATGGTTGCGGGACAAGTACCTTTACGGGATAAGGACGATCGACGGGCACATGCACTGGGTACGGAACCTTCTTCTCGACTGGATACGGAGCTGGCACATGAACTGGGACCTTAACGTATTCCTTAACATGTACTGGCACATGTTTTATAACCTCGTACGGTTGAGGAATCGGAACTTTCACTGGGTAGGGAACATGCTTCTCAACAGGATATGGTACATGTTTCTCTACGGTGTATGGCACTGGCACTCCTTTGAGCACAGTAACGGTTTTGGTCACATCCGTGTGTCCTCCCAAATAATATCCATGACCATAGCCATGAACGGGAGCAGCATGGTAGGCACCTCCCAGATGACCATGTCCACCAATGTATCCTACGTCTAATCCGTTGATTCCGTACCCATACCCGAGATTCAGCAAACCGCGCTTATCCAACTTCTTCTCCAAAGGCACTGCATTTGCATTTGACTGCTTTTGATCTGATTCAGCGTGAGCTGAAGCCAACAAAAGTGCTGATAGACAGATCtgcagaaaataaaacaaaacacatTGATCAACTTTTCGCCGGGAACACATTGGTAGAAGCacatttttatgtttattcATTGATTTTCAACCAAACAGtccttattttaatttttttattattgcacCTCACACTGAACgtccttttattttatttttttcattaaacatgACAAATATAAAATCAAACTCACAAATAACTTCATTGCGACTCCACTTAGTATTTGTTCGCATCGGTTCCAGACAATGAACTGGATGCTGATTTGTACTAACTAGCCGCTTTTATACTACTAAAAACTACAAAATTCACTTTCGATGCATTCTGTGGGGTGGCAGCGAGAAAAGTCAACCCGCGCTTGTACGGGGTGCCCTCGCTCTGGCGACGGCCGGTGGTTTCTCTCTTCACTGCTCTCGACATTgcgaaaaagaagaataatACAACCACAACAGCCAGCGAGCTCTCGGAGATAACTTACCCTGGAAGTCTCTTAAGACGTTAAGAGTTGGTCCTAACCAACCCCAACCGGCATTCTGCAGCTAGCAAAGCGTGCTGCGTGCGCACGAGAGAGTACGGAACCGACAGGACCGGACCGCATTCATTGCAGCGCTGCCTGTTGAGCCGCTC harbors:
- the LOC128743856 gene encoding skin secretory protein xP2-like, whose product is MKLFICLSALLLASAHAESDQKQSNANAVPLEKKLDKRGLLNLGYGYGINGLDVGYIGGHGHLGGAYHAAPVHGYGHGYYLGGHTDVTKTVTVLKGVPVPYTVEKHVPYPVEKHVPYPVKVPIPQPYEVIKHVPVHVKEYVKVPVHVPAPYPVEKKVPYPVHVPVDRPYPVKVLVPQPYTVEKHVPYPVKVPVPQPYEVTKHVPVPVKVEVPVPVPYTVERKVPVEVKVPVDRPYPVHVPAPYPVAVEKPVPYTVEKPYPVPVQVPVDRPVPVPVEKPVPYPVKVAVPQPYYVEKHVPYTVEKPVPVPVKVPIDRPYPVTVEKHIPVERPVPVPVPVKVPVAVPVASHYHHDHHEPLQHHYDTSYTSFSGYGHDYSYHH